Proteins found in one Methylobacterium sp. CB376 genomic segment:
- a CDS encoding ATPase domain-containing protein, translating to MTDTSTSPPTSVGPRISTGVVGLDDVLCGGLTPSRLYLLEGNPGTGKTTLALQFLRDGAGRGERTLYVTLSETADELRSAAATHGWALDGIEVYELVNEMGLDPDGEQSILHPSEIELGETVKEVIARVDDLRPDRVVFDSLSELRLLAQNPLRYRRQILALKQFFATRACTVLMLDDRTSETGDLQLHSIAHGVVSLEQAPREFGSERRRLRIVKMRGIKFRGGYHDFVLETGGVQVFPRLIAAEHRSAFDARARSTGSDELDLLLGGGLVPGTNTLLLGPSGVGKTTTAIRCMVAALERGEKATYYLFDEGLATLLARSAMLGMDLAPHIEAGRLTITQIDPAELSPGEFSSMTRQAVEERGSTFVVVDSLNAYLHAMPGEEFLILQMHELLSYLNQQGITTLLVLGQHGVVGEVRTDVDLSYLSDCILLFRFFEAKGEVRTALSVVKSRVNAHERTIREMKLSGHGIQVGRALTDFEGVLTGLPSYRGRVPMLTGEAPADGEVR from the coding sequence ATGACCGATACTTCGACGAGCCCGCCGACCAGCGTGGGACCGCGCATCTCGACCGGCGTGGTCGGCCTGGACGATGTTCTCTGCGGCGGCCTGACGCCGAGCCGGCTCTACCTGCTGGAGGGCAATCCCGGGACGGGTAAGACCACCCTCGCGCTCCAGTTTCTCCGCGATGGCGCGGGTCGCGGCGAGCGCACCCTCTACGTTACCCTGTCCGAGACCGCCGACGAACTCCGGTCGGCGGCCGCGACCCACGGCTGGGCGCTCGACGGAATCGAGGTCTACGAGCTCGTCAATGAGATGGGCCTCGACCCCGATGGCGAGCAGTCGATCTTGCACCCCTCCGAGATCGAGCTCGGCGAGACCGTCAAGGAGGTCATCGCCCGGGTTGACGATCTGAGGCCTGACCGAGTCGTCTTCGACAGCCTCTCGGAGCTGCGGCTGCTAGCCCAGAACCCGCTGCGCTACCGGCGACAGATCCTCGCGCTCAAGCAGTTCTTCGCCACGCGGGCCTGCACCGTGTTGATGCTCGACGACCGTACCTCGGAGACGGGCGACCTGCAGCTCCACAGCATTGCGCACGGGGTGGTCTCCCTGGAGCAGGCGCCGCGCGAGTTCGGCTCTGAACGGCGGCGGCTGCGCATCGTCAAGATGCGCGGCATCAAGTTCCGCGGCGGCTACCACGATTTCGTCCTGGAGACCGGCGGCGTCCAGGTGTTCCCGCGCCTGATCGCGGCCGAGCACCGCTCAGCCTTCGACGCGAGGGCGCGCTCGACCGGCTCGGACGAACTCGACCTCCTGCTCGGCGGAGGCCTCGTGCCGGGAACCAACACGCTGCTGCTCGGCCCCTCCGGCGTCGGTAAGACCACGACGGCCATCCGCTGCATGGTGGCCGCCCTGGAGCGCGGAGAGAAGGCGACCTACTACCTGTTCGACGAGGGGCTGGCGACGCTGCTCGCTCGCTCCGCGATGCTCGGCATGGACCTGGCCCCGCATATCGAGGCCGGGCGCCTGACCATCACGCAGATCGACCCCGCCGAGCTCTCGCCCGGCGAGTTCTCCAGCATGACCAGGCAGGCCGTCGAGGAGCGTGGCTCGACCTTCGTCGTGGTCGACAGCCTCAACGCCTACCTGCACGCCATGCCGGGCGAGGAGTTCCTCATCCTGCAGATGCACGAGTTGCTGAGCTACCTGAACCAGCAAGGGATCACCACGCTCCTGGTCCTGGGCCAACACGGCGTCGTCGGCGAGGTGCGCACCGACGTCGACCTGAGCTACCTGAGCGACTGCATCCTGCTGTTCCGGTTCTTCGAGGCGAAGGGCGAGGTGCGCACGGCGCTCTCCGTGGTGAAGAGCCGCGTCAACGCGCACGAGCGGACCATCCGCGAGATGAAGCTGTCGGGGCACGGGATACAGGTCGGGAGGGCGCTGACCGACTTCGAGGGTGTACTCACCGGCTTGCCGTCCTACCGGGGCAGGGTGCCGATGCTGACGGGCGAAGCGCCTGCCGACGGCGAAGTCCGGTGA
- a CDS encoding ATP-binding protein, with the protein MTASVADDERVLILAPRGRDALVAEQVLTRAGARAAACPDLASWLDCLSAGAGAALVTEEALGAEPAELFAWLDAQPAWSDFPFVVLATRQTGPRSERASALLARLGNVVLLERPINAETLVSATASALRARRRQYQAREHLLERERAQEQLRRANEDLERRVAERTGEVEAAHETLAFALDAAGMASWDLDCRTGASRRSPRFDAAFGYVDAAPHWDRKALLAHVVEEDRDVAERALAATAATGTLDLECRIRRTDGAVRWIAMRGQVKHDEAGKPLRVAGILMDRTDQRTTEEALRQAQKMEAIGQLTGGVAHDFNNLLTVIVGGLDMMLRRPEQVERVKRLAEAAMGAAKRGEQLTQQLLAFSRRQMLRPQTLNPNRLLLDFKPLAERAAGGAVELVFDLDPALDPIRIDPAQFEAAVLNLIVNARDAMEGSEGHPRIVVTSRNVHLGTGAVTDLGVPPGPYVAVSVTDTGSGIPPDTLQRVFEPFFTTKEVGKGTGLGLSQVYGFTRSARGFAQIESEIGKGTTVRLYFPRSTDPADEEAGIGPVGAIPLRRAGEGDTVLLVDDDEQVLGMAVESLEELRYRVIVARNAAEALEHLKGVERIDILFSDVVMPGGMNGSQLAAEAQRVRPGIRILLTSGYVANPDEGQVIGQGKLPVLNKPYRRDELARSLRLVLGGEGG; encoded by the coding sequence GTGACCGCATCGGTGGCGGACGACGAGCGCGTCCTCATCCTGGCGCCACGAGGGCGCGACGCCCTCGTGGCCGAGCAGGTGCTCACCCGGGCGGGCGCGCGCGCCGCCGCGTGTCCGGACCTGGCGAGTTGGTTGGACTGCCTCTCGGCCGGCGCGGGCGCCGCGCTCGTCACCGAGGAGGCGCTCGGCGCCGAGCCGGCTGAGTTGTTCGCGTGGCTCGACGCGCAGCCCGCCTGGTCGGATTTCCCCTTCGTCGTGCTGGCGACGCGCCAGACCGGGCCGCGCTCCGAAAGGGCCTCCGCGCTGCTCGCCCGGCTCGGCAACGTGGTCCTGCTGGAACGCCCCATCAACGCGGAGACGCTCGTCAGCGCCACCGCCTCCGCCCTGCGAGCGCGACGCCGCCAGTACCAGGCCCGCGAGCATCTCCTGGAGCGCGAGCGAGCCCAGGAGCAGCTTCGGCGCGCCAACGAGGACCTGGAGCGGCGCGTGGCCGAACGCACGGGGGAGGTCGAGGCCGCGCACGAGACCCTCGCCTTCGCACTCGACGCGGCCGGCATGGCGTCGTGGGACCTCGATTGCCGCACCGGCGCGTCGCGGCGCTCGCCCCGCTTCGACGCCGCCTTCGGCTACGTGGATGCGGCGCCACACTGGGACCGGAAGGCCCTGCTCGCCCACGTCGTGGAGGAGGACCGCGATGTGGCCGAGAGGGCGCTCGCGGCGACGGCGGCGACGGGCACGCTTGACCTGGAATGCCGCATCCGGCGCACCGACGGGGCGGTGCGCTGGATCGCGATGCGGGGGCAGGTGAAGCACGATGAGGCCGGCAAGCCCCTGCGCGTCGCCGGGATCCTGATGGACCGCACCGACCAACGGACCACCGAGGAGGCTTTGCGGCAAGCCCAGAAGATGGAGGCCATCGGGCAATTGACGGGCGGGGTCGCCCACGACTTCAACAACCTGCTCACGGTCATCGTGGGCGGCCTCGACATGATGCTGCGCCGGCCCGAGCAGGTCGAGCGGGTCAAGCGCCTGGCCGAGGCGGCCATGGGCGCGGCCAAGCGCGGCGAGCAACTGACCCAGCAGCTACTCGCCTTCTCGCGCCGGCAGATGCTGCGGCCGCAGACGCTCAACCCCAACCGCCTGCTGCTCGACTTCAAGCCTCTCGCCGAGCGCGCCGCGGGCGGGGCCGTCGAGCTGGTCTTCGACCTTGATCCGGCGCTCGACCCGATCCGCATCGACCCTGCGCAGTTCGAGGCGGCGGTGCTGAACCTGATCGTCAACGCGCGCGACGCGATGGAGGGGAGCGAGGGGCACCCCCGCATCGTGGTGACGAGCCGCAACGTCCACCTTGGGACTGGCGCCGTCACCGATCTGGGCGTGCCGCCCGGCCCCTACGTAGCGGTGTCGGTCACTGACACGGGCAGCGGCATCCCGCCTGATACGCTCCAGCGCGTGTTCGAGCCGTTTTTCACCACCAAGGAGGTCGGCAAGGGAACGGGGCTCGGGCTTAGCCAGGTGTACGGCTTCACGCGCAGCGCCAGGGGTTTCGCGCAGATCGAATCGGAGATCGGCAAGGGCACGACGGTTCGCCTGTACTTCCCGCGCTCCACCGACCCGGCCGACGAGGAGGCCGGAATCGGGCCCGTCGGCGCGATCCCACTTCGCCGCGCGGGTGAGGGCGATACGGTGCTCCTGGTGGACGACGACGAGCAGGTGCTCGGGATGGCCGTCGAGAGCTTGGAGGAATTGCGCTACCGGGTCATCGTCGCCCGCAACGCCGCCGAGGCGTTGGAGCATCTCAAGGGTGTGGAGCGCATCGACATCCTGTTCTCGGACGTGGTCATGCCCGGCGGCATGAACGGGTCGCAGCTTGCGGCCGAGGCACAGCGGGTGCGCCCGGGCATCAGGATCCTGCTCACCTCCGGTTACGTGGCGAATCCCGACGAGGGGCAAGTCATCGGCCAGGGCAAGTTGCCCGTGCTAAACAAGCCGTATCGCCGCGACGAGCTCGCCCGCTCGCTTCGGCTGGTGCTCGGGGGCGAGGGCGGTTGA
- a CDS encoding ribbon-helix-helix domain-containing protein codes for MPAKAAITASLTTELNTFIAEKVASGQYRTAGEVIRAALRCLGQQNDRDVHVEAAYSVTTSEQARPAAATPAFLQGGDMMGALMRQHPWAATPLGDAEAWPHSLKTLMGVMLGLTRSVFWTGPSARLLHGRCHG; via the coding sequence ATGCCCGCCAAAGCAGCCATCACTGCGTCGCTCACCACTGAACTGAACACCTTCATCGCGGAAAAGGTCGCGAGCGGGCAGTACCGGACCGCCGGTGAGGTGATTCGCGCCGCTCTCCGCTGCCTCGGTCAGCAGAATGACAGGGACGTGCACGTCGAAGCGGCCTACTCAGTGACGACCAGTGAGCAGGCGAGGCCAGCAGCGGCAACCCCGGCCTTCCTCCAAGGTGGCGATATGATGGGCGCGCTCATGCGTCAGCATCCCTGGGCGGCCACACCGCTTGGAGACGCCGAGGCGTGGCCGCACTCGCTCAAGACGCTCATGGGCGTGATGCTCGGGTTGACCCGATCGGTATTTTGGACCGGGCCGAGTGCGAGGCTGCTGCATGGCCGTTGCCATGGGTAG
- the betA gene encoding choline dehydrogenase, which produces MTQEYDFIIVGAGSAGNVLAARLTEDADVSVLLLEAGGPDYRFDFRTQMPAALAYPLQGRRYNWAYLTDPEPHMNNRRMECGRGKGLGGSSLINGMCYIRGNPLDYDGWARLPSLADWSYGDCLPYFRRAETRDLGPDTYHGGDGPLYVTAAKPGGNVLFEAMIEAGVQAGYPRTADLNGYQQEGFGPMDRSVTAKGRRSSTARGYLDQARERPNLTIVTHALTDRILFNGKRASGVVYLRGNKEPSFARARREVLVCSGAIASPQILQRSGVGPANLLRNLDVPLVLDLPGVGENLQDHLEMYVQYECRQPVSLAPALKPWNQPAIGARWLFAGTGIGASNQFEAGGFIRSDSEFAWPNLQYHFLPLAISYNGSHAVKSHSFQAHVGSMRSPSRGRIRLTSRDPHAHPSILFNYMSADQDWREFRVAIRITREIMAQPALDPYRGREISPGAALRSDAELDAFVRAHAETAYHPSCSCKMGEDAMAVVDGRGRVHGLEGLRVVDASIMPQIVTGNLNAPTIMIAEKIADDIRGRTPLPRSQAAYFVAGDTPPRRRPVRAS; this is translated from the coding sequence ATGACGCAGGAATACGATTTCATCATCGTCGGTGCCGGCTCGGCCGGAAACGTGCTGGCCGCCCGGTTGACCGAGGACGCGGACGTCAGCGTCCTGCTCCTGGAGGCGGGTGGTCCCGACTACCGCTTCGACTTTCGCACCCAGATGCCAGCGGCGCTCGCCTATCCACTCCAGGGGCGGCGCTACAACTGGGCGTATCTCACCGATCCGGAGCCTCACATGAACAACCGGCGCATGGAGTGCGGCCGGGGCAAGGGGCTCGGCGGCTCGTCGCTGATCAACGGCATGTGCTACATCCGCGGCAATCCCCTCGACTACGACGGCTGGGCGCGATTGCCCAGCCTCGCGGACTGGTCCTACGGCGATTGCCTGCCGTACTTCCGCAGGGCGGAGACACGCGACCTTGGGCCGGACACCTATCACGGCGGAGACGGACCGCTCTACGTCACCGCGGCCAAGCCCGGCGGAAACGTTCTGTTCGAGGCCATGATCGAGGCCGGCGTGCAGGCGGGCTACCCCCGCACCGCGGACCTCAACGGCTACCAGCAGGAAGGCTTCGGTCCGATGGACAGGAGCGTCACCGCGAAGGGACGCCGGTCAAGCACCGCCCGGGGCTACCTCGACCAGGCGCGGGAGCGGCCCAACCTCACTATCGTCACCCACGCACTCACCGACCGCATCCTGTTCAATGGCAAACGCGCGAGCGGCGTCGTCTATCTGCGCGGGAACAAGGAGCCGTCCTTTGCGCGGGCACGCCGCGAGGTGCTGGTCTGCTCCGGCGCGATCGCCTCGCCGCAGATCTTGCAGCGCTCCGGCGTCGGGCCTGCCAATCTCCTGCGCAATCTCGACGTCCCCCTCGTTCTCGACCTGCCCGGCGTCGGCGAGAACCTGCAGGACCATCTTGAGATGTACGTGCAATACGAGTGCCGGCAGCCCGTCTCCCTGGCACCCGCCCTCAAGCCCTGGAACCAGCCCGCCATCGGCGCGCGATGGCTGTTCGCGGGGACGGGGATCGGCGCAAGCAACCAGTTCGAAGCGGGCGGCTTCATCCGCTCCGACTCCGAATTCGCCTGGCCGAACTTGCAATATCACTTCCTACCGCTGGCGATCAGCTACAACGGCAGCCACGCGGTGAAATCGCACAGCTTTCAGGCCCATGTCGGCTCGATGCGCTCACCGAGCCGGGGTCGGATCCGGCTCACTTCGCGGGACCCGCACGCCCATCCGAGCATCCTGTTCAACTACATGTCGGCCGACCAGGACTGGCGCGAGTTCCGCGTTGCGATTCGGATCACCCGCGAGATCATGGCCCAGCCGGCCCTTGATCCGTACCGCGGGCGCGAGATCAGCCCAGGCGCGGCGCTACGTTCCGACGCGGAGCTCGACGCCTTCGTGCGCGCCCATGCCGAGACCGCCTACCACCCTTCCTGTTCCTGCAAGATGGGCGAGGATGCGATGGCGGTGGTCGACGGCCGGGGCCGGGTGCATGGGCTGGAGGGTCTGCGCGTGGTCGACGCCTCGATCATGCCGCAGATCGTCACGGGCAACCTCAACGCCCCGACGATCATGATCGCGGAGAAGATCGCCGACGACATTCGCGGCCGGACCCCCCTGCCGCGCAGCCAGGCAGCCTATTTCGTGGCCGGCGATACGCCGCCGCGGAGGAGGCCGGTTCGCGCAAGCTGA
- a CDS encoding cobalamin-binding protein, translated as MRGFPPERIVCLTEETAETLYLLGEEHRIVGVSGYAVRPPRVRREKPRVSAFTSADLPKILALSPDLVLAFSDLQAGIAADLARAGIAVHLFNQRDVAGILAMIRTLGALVGAPGRAEDLARGYEERLGRVAAEAEGRPRPRVYFEEWDDPLISGIGWVSELIGVAGGQDVFPDLARQAAAKDRIVSPDAVVAAAPEVILASWCGKKVVPSRIAARPGWSAIPAVARGRITEVKSPLILQPGPAALTDGLDAIRAALRPADPSP; from the coding sequence GTGCGCGGTTTCCCGCCGGAGCGGATCGTCTGCCTGACCGAGGAGACGGCCGAAACCCTCTACCTCCTCGGCGAGGAGCATCGCATCGTCGGGGTCTCGGGCTACGCGGTGCGGCCGCCGCGGGTGCGGCGCGAGAAGCCGCGCGTCTCGGCCTTCACCAGCGCCGACCTGCCCAAGATCCTGGCGCTGTCGCCCGACCTCGTACTGGCCTTCTCCGACCTGCAGGCCGGCATCGCGGCCGACCTCGCCCGCGCCGGGATCGCCGTGCACCTGTTCAACCAGCGCGACGTGGCCGGCATCCTGGCGATGATCCGCACCCTCGGCGCCCTCGTGGGGGCGCCCGGACGGGCCGAGGACCTCGCGCGGGGCTACGAGGAGCGCCTCGGGCGCGTCGCGGCCGAAGCCGAGGGACGGCCTCGTCCGCGGGTGTATTTCGAGGAGTGGGACGATCCGCTGATCTCCGGCATCGGTTGGGTCTCGGAGTTGATCGGCGTCGCAGGCGGACAGGACGTCTTTCCTGACCTGGCGCGGCAGGCGGCGGCGAAGGACAGGATCGTGTCGCCCGACGCGGTGGTCGCGGCCGCACCGGAGGTGATCCTCGCCTCCTGGTGCGGGAAGAAGGTGGTGCCGAGCCGCATCGCGGCCCGTCCGGGCTGGTCGGCCATTCCGGCGGTGGCGCGCGGGCGGATCACCGAAGTCAAGTCGCCGCTGATCCTGCAGCCTGGACCGGCGGCACTGACCGACGGCCTCGACGCGATCCGCGCCGCGCTGCGTCCCGCTGATCCTTCGCCCTGA
- a CDS encoding DUF6894 family protein, with the protein MRHFYFDLADGVTTIRDEEGVEATNLDQALEAAESVIREMRANGVLAHLGDGWTLCIRVEAETVLAILPVE; encoded by the coding sequence ATGCGGCACTTCTACTTCGACCTCGCCGACGGGGTCACTACCATCCGGGACGAGGAGGGGGTCGAGGCCACGAACCTGGATCAGGCCCTGGAGGCGGCCGAATCCGTGATCCGGGAGATGCGAGCCAATGGCGTGCTGGCGCACCTCGGAGACGGCTGGACCCTCTGCATCCGTGTGGAGGCCGAGACCGTCCTGGCTATCCTGCCCGTGGAGTAG
- a CDS encoding MucR family transcriptional regulator, with translation MSAGQANALAGSADLIEVTSGLVAAYVAHNSVAPSQVPTLLSQVHAALVGLHRPPAQELAKPVPPVPIKKTVTPDAIISLEDGRPYKSLKRHLSSRGITPDQYRQKWGLPPDYPMVAANYAAQRSELAKSIGLGQSRRAAGQKGK, from the coding sequence ATGAGTGCCGGTCAAGCTAATGCGCTGGCAGGTAGCGCAGACCTCATCGAGGTGACATCCGGGCTCGTAGCTGCGTACGTCGCCCACAACTCTGTCGCGCCTTCCCAGGTGCCCACACTCCTTAGTCAGGTGCACGCGGCGCTGGTTGGTCTGCACAGGCCGCCCGCGCAGGAACTTGCCAAGCCGGTTCCGCCGGTCCCGATTAAGAAGACGGTGACGCCGGACGCGATCATCAGCCTGGAAGACGGCAGGCCCTACAAGTCGCTCAAGCGCCACCTCTCCAGCCGCGGCATCACCCCCGACCAGTACCGCCAGAAATGGGGCCTGCCGCCCGACTACCCGATGGTGGCGGCGAACTACGCCGCGCAGCGCTCCGAGCTTGCCAAGAGCATCGGCCTCGGCCAGTCCCGCCGCGCCGCGGGCCAGAAGGGCAAGTAG
- a CDS encoding polyhydroxyalkanoate depolymerase, whose translation MMYLMRESCELMLTPARVAADLAKLACENPLNPLTYTVAGRSIAASCEIFERATRSYPKPAFGLPAAERIVWEQPFCRVIAFGEPCDKPKLLLVAPMSGHYATLLRGTVAAFLDTHQVFITDWTDAKQVPRAAGRFGLDEYIDYCMAMFAALGPDLHVMAVCQPSVPVLAAIARMEAENHPLVPLSATLAGGPIDTRRSPTAVNELARERGITWFRQHCIHAVPPSHPGNGRAVYPGFLQLGGFMGMNLDRHLTAHWDMFNHLVEGDGDSAAKHRAFYDEYLAVMDLTAEFYLETVEQVFISHRLPRGEMQHRGKAVDLGAIRRCALMAVEGEKDDITGVGQTLAALDLTPNLPPEKKAYHLQAGAGHYGIFNGSRFQAEVVPKIKHFMESSSERPAERGTTCEEASTLGLDQDEVDALNRSVALIVYKAPHHYPVAGTLQVAGQS comes from the coding sequence ATGATGTACCTCATGCGTGAGTCGTGCGAACTGATGCTCACGCCAGCCCGCGTCGCCGCAGACCTCGCGAAGCTCGCGTGCGAGAACCCGCTCAACCCTCTCACCTACACGGTAGCCGGCCGTTCGATTGCGGCCTCGTGTGAGATCTTCGAGCGGGCCACCCGCTCCTATCCCAAACCCGCCTTCGGCCTGCCGGCCGCGGAGCGGATCGTGTGGGAGCAGCCCTTCTGCCGGGTCATCGCCTTCGGCGAGCCGTGTGACAAGCCCAAGCTGCTGCTCGTGGCTCCCATGTCGGGCCACTACGCGACCCTGCTGCGGGGTACGGTGGCGGCCTTCCTCGACACGCATCAGGTGTTCATCACCGACTGGACCGACGCCAAGCAGGTGCCGCGCGCGGCCGGGCGCTTTGGGCTGGACGAGTACATCGACTACTGCATGGCGATGTTCGCGGCGCTCGGGCCGGACCTGCACGTCATGGCGGTCTGCCAGCCCTCGGTGCCCGTCCTGGCCGCCATTGCCCGCATGGAGGCCGAGAACCACCCCCTGGTTCCCCTCTCGGCGACGCTCGCGGGTGGTCCGATCGACACCCGTCGCTCTCCGACCGCGGTGAATGAACTGGCGCGGGAGCGCGGCATCACGTGGTTCCGGCAGCACTGCATCCATGCCGTGCCGCCGAGCCATCCGGGCAACGGCCGCGCGGTCTACCCGGGCTTCCTTCAGCTGGGAGGCTTCATGGGTATGAACCTCGACCGCCACCTGACCGCCCACTGGGACATGTTCAACCATCTCGTCGAGGGTGACGGCGACTCCGCGGCCAAGCACCGGGCCTTCTACGACGAGTACCTCGCCGTGATGGACCTCACCGCCGAATTCTACCTTGAGACGGTCGAGCAGGTGTTCATCAGCCACCGGCTCCCGCGGGGTGAGATGCAGCATCGCGGCAAGGCCGTCGACCTCGGAGCGATCCGCCGCTGCGCTCTAATGGCGGTGGAGGGCGAGAAGGACGACATCACGGGCGTCGGACAGACGCTGGCGGCTCTCGACCTCACGCCCAACCTGCCGCCCGAGAAGAAGGCGTACCATCTCCAGGCGGGAGCGGGTCACTACGGCATCTTCAACGGCTCGCGCTTCCAGGCCGAGGTTGTGCCGAAGATCAAGCACTTCATGGAGAGCAGCAGCGAGCGGCCCGCTGAGCGGGGAACGACTTGCGAAGAGGCATCCACGCTCGGGCTCGATCAGGACGAGGTCGACGCTCTCAATCGATCCGTGGCGTTGATCGTGTACAAAGCCCCACACCACTATCCTGTGGCTGGTACTCTGCAAGTTGCGGGGCAGTCCTGA
- a CDS encoding YybH family protein gives MRAPTLATALFLLAGHALAQDKAAIDKLNAEFESAFRSGNFSAVANMYTEDAYVLPSGSPLVHGRAEVQKFWTEAGKVITDIKLTTLDVQPLGGEAAREVGRFVLKLKDQSAQDASGKYVVVWRKVGNDWKLSTDIWNSDK, from the coding sequence ATGCGCGCACCAACTCTCGCCACAGCGCTCTTCCTGCTTGCGGGACATGCACTGGCACAGGATAAGGCAGCTATCGATAAGCTGAACGCGGAATTTGAGAGCGCGTTTCGGAGCGGGAATTTCTCAGCAGTAGCGAACATGTACACTGAGGACGCCTACGTGCTCCCATCTGGCAGCCCACTCGTACATGGTCGCGCAGAAGTCCAGAAGTTCTGGACGGAGGCGGGGAAGGTCATCACCGACATCAAACTCACGACGCTAGACGTTCAGCCGCTGGGCGGTGAGGCCGCGCGTGAAGTCGGCCGTTTCGTGCTTAAATTGAAGGATCAGTCAGCGCAGGACGCGTCCGGCAAGTACGTCGTGGTCTGGCGCAAGGTCGGGAACGACTGGAAGCTCTCGACCGATATCTGGAACAGCGACAAGTGA
- a CDS encoding BON domain-containing protein, giving the protein MSDYDRWRNERDRSREMGDRDRDRFSSRSDRGYGEDRYYGRDDRDYGQGRHGRDDDDWRRREREPGAMDVAFGRGMGSNYEGRDMSGRGQDRSRYTGGDNDYYGGFYGADQGYGRGRSDRPSQGGYGRGDYGARDYGRGGSRDYTRSYDDRDVTGYRGERGFLDRAGDEISSWFGDDEAARRRERDAAQGDQGAQHHGGRGPRNYQRSDERICDDVNDRLTDDRQVDATEIEVTVQGREVTLNGTVNNRYDKRRAEDIAESVSGVTHVQNNLRVRQSSSMNTGGLGGERATSSTGQPSTAGTSSSNFSGVGMGRQEKIGT; this is encoded by the coding sequence ATGAGCGACTACGATCGCTGGCGCAACGAGCGCGACCGCTCACGTGAGATGGGCGACCGAGATCGGGACCGTTTCTCCAGCCGCAGCGACCGCGGTTACGGTGAAGACCGCTACTACGGTCGCGATGATCGTGACTACGGCCAAGGCCGGCACGGCCGCGACGATGACGATTGGCGTCGGCGCGAACGCGAGCCCGGTGCGATGGATGTCGCGTTCGGGCGCGGGATGGGCAGCAACTACGAAGGCCGCGACATGTCCGGCCGCGGCCAAGATCGCTCCCGGTACACTGGCGGGGACAACGACTACTACGGCGGCTTCTACGGCGCGGATCAGGGCTATGGCCGTGGCCGGTCCGATCGCCCGAGCCAGGGCGGCTACGGCCGTGGTGATTACGGCGCACGCGACTACGGACGTGGCGGCTCTCGTGATTACACCCGCTCGTATGATGATCGCGATGTGACCGGCTATCGTGGGGAGCGTGGCTTCCTTGATCGAGCCGGGGACGAGATCTCGTCGTGGTTCGGAGACGACGAGGCAGCCCGTCGTCGGGAGCGTGATGCCGCACAGGGCGACCAAGGTGCCCAGCATCACGGAGGCCGGGGTCCTCGCAACTACCAGCGATCAGACGAGCGCATCTGTGATGACGTGAATGACCGCTTGACTGATGATCGACAGGTAGATGCGACCGAAATCGAGGTCACGGTTCAAGGCCGCGAGGTCACGCTGAACGGAACGGTCAACAACCGTTACGACAAACGTCGAGCCGAGGACATAGCCGAGTCCGTGTCAGGCGTCACTCACGTGCAAAACAACCTTCGCGTCCGGCAGAGTTCATCAATGAACACCGGTGGGCTTGGCGGTGAACGAGCCACCTCTAGCACCGGGCAGCCCTCCACGGCAGGGACAAGCAGCAGCAACTTCAGCGGCGTTGGGATGGGCCGACAAGAGAAAATTGGCACGTAG